One Cyanobacteriota bacterium genomic window carries:
- a CDS encoding thioredoxin domain-containing protein — MPYCDRWVKCVARCLAVLLSSLWLSWAMPALAVVDSQFEAQVLDVIRAHPEAILESVQRYEQQQQSQRQQAQAAALRPYQTNPRAIIGQSPVLGAPQRQIVLVEFSDFQCPYCARVHDTLQQFMTAHQRQVTLVYKHYPLSQIHPQAIAAAKAAWAAGQQGRFWDYHDRLFANQAQLGEDLYIALARQLHLDEQRFNADRVSQRAAQAIQSDMQLGDRLGIQGTPFFLMNGVPFAGAISLDELEARLAQFEGSTA, encoded by the coding sequence ATGCCATACTGCGATCGCTGGGTAAAATGTGTTGCCCGATGTTTAGCTGTACTTCTCAGTAGTCTATGGCTAAGTTGGGCCATGCCTGCCCTAGCTGTTGTGGATTCTCAGTTTGAGGCTCAGGTTCTCGATGTGATTCGGGCACATCCAGAGGCAATTTTGGAGTCAGTTCAACGCTACGAGCAACAGCAGCAATCTCAGCGTCAACAGGCTCAGGCAGCAGCATTACGACCCTATCAGACGAATCCTCGCGCCATCATTGGGCAATCTCCTGTGCTAGGAGCACCCCAACGCCAAATCGTATTAGTAGAGTTTTCTGATTTTCAATGCCCCTATTGCGCTAGAGTACATGACACGTTGCAACAGTTTATGACTGCTCATCAGCGGCAGGTAACCTTAGTGTACAAGCACTATCCCCTGAGTCAAATTCATCCCCAAGCCATAGCGGCAGCAAAGGCAGCATGGGCGGCTGGACAGCAGGGGCGATTTTGGGATTACCACGATCGTCTGTTTGCAAACCAAGCTCAACTAGGTGAAGATCTCTACATTGCCTTAGCACGACAACTACATCTAGACGAGCAGCGATTTAATGCCGATCGTGTCAGTCAGAGGGCTGCACAAGCTATCCAGAGTGACATGCAGCTTGGCGATCGCCTTGGCATTCAGGGCACTCCCTTTTTCCTAATGAATGGTGTTCCCTTTGCTGGTGCCATTTCCCTCGATGAGCTAGAGGCACGCCTTGCCCAGTTTGAAGGCAGCACAGCTTGA